Proteins from a genomic interval of Diospyros lotus cultivar Yz01 chromosome 6, ASM1463336v1, whole genome shotgun sequence:
- the LOC127804498 gene encoding uncharacterized protein LOC127804498: MAPSKEWMNLVNDRLNEAYQIGVQKFLDYALKKLGAKNKIRCPCTKCCNTDLGTHESIEAHLMIHGISEGYTFWYHHGELSNEPQSESEDEENEILQYDTSVLDDSDDEIQQFINDLYPQFKGLDENNEDVEFPNTQNLPEMEPNNGAKQFYKLIDDLEQPIYPGSLVSRLSAILKLLHIKSLGHWSNKSFTMLLQLLKEFLPEGSFLPDSYYNAKKVLHDIGLSYEKYDSCVNDCMLYWKTDNGCDCCKVCGASRWKKDYRSGEFKMKTNGKKIPVKTLRYFPLKPRLQRLFMSSKTTSSMRWHFDKRIDDGVIRHPADSMAWKDFDKVHPNFASEPRNVRLGLASDGFQPFSNSRAPYSIWPVVLIPYNVEPWVCMKPSNFLLSMLIPGPDGPGDAIDTYLQPLIDELKELWELGVETFDVSTRQNFMMHAALMWTINDFPAYGILSGWSTKGKLACPCCNKNTFSIRLTNGGKQCYMGHRRYLPMNHKWRNNRVSFDGTRERGVAPNLLSGVDVLKQVQDLEGITLTKSRQLKTKINHENRGDNWNKKSIFFKLPYWSTLLLRHNLDVMHIEKNICDNILGTIMNVKGKTKDNLKSRLDLKSMGIRPELHPIVQGDKVFLPPASNVLSPKEKDAFLIFLKKLRVPDGFSSNISQCVNLKDHKIIGLKSHDCHVLIQHILPIALRGIVPNDVCEALTELSLFFKILSGKALRVKEIEQIESQIFVTLCKLEMIFPPSFFNVIEHLPIHLPNEVKVGGPIQYRWMYPMERYLYNLKSFVRNKTHPEGSIAEGYIASECMMLCSRYLHSMETKFNRLDRNYEGDVHNGGSLVFNQRGRLLGAGITRDLENNEWIEAHIYILRNCSKVQPFIE, from the coding sequence ATGGCACCTAGTAAGGAGTGGATGAATCTTGTCAATGATCGACTTAATGAAGCTTATCAAATAGGGGTACAAAAGTTTCTAGATTATGCTTTAAAGAAGTTGGGTGCCAAAAATAAGATTCGGTGCCCATGCACAAAATGTTGCAATACTGATCTTGGAACTCATGAGTCTATTGAGGCACATCTAATGATACATGGAATATCTGAAGGgtatacattttggtatcatcATGGTGAACTAAGCAATGAGCCTCAATCTGAGTCTgaggatgaagaaaatgagatcTTACAATATGATACTAGTGTTCTAGATGATAGTGATGATGAGATCCAACAATTCATAAATGATTTGTACCCTCAGTTTAAAGGATTagatgaaaataatgaagatgtTGAATttccaaatacccaaaatttGCCTGAAATGGAGCCGAATAATGGAGCCAAACAGTTTTACAAGTTGATAGATGACCTTGAGCAACCAATATATCCTGGTTCACTAGTTTCAAGATTATCTGCAATTCTTAAATTGTTGCATATCAAGAGTCTTGGTCATTGGAGTAATAAGTCATTTACTATGTTGTTGCAATTGTTAAAAGAATTCTTACCTGAAGGGTCTTTCTTACCAGACTCATACTATAATGCGAAAAAGGTATTGCATGACATTGGTTTGTCTTATGAAAAGTATGACTCTTGTGTGAATGATTGCATGTTGTATTGGAAGACCGACAATGGATGTGACTGTTGCAAGGTATGTGGTGCTTCTCGATGGAAGAAAGATTATCGTAGTGGAGAATTTAAGATGAAAACAAATGGTAAGAAAATACCAGTAAAAACTCTACGTTACTTTCCATTAAAGCCACGACTTCAGAGGTTGTTTATGTCTTCCAAGACAACCTCTTCTATGAGATGGCATTTTGATAAAAGAATAGATGATGGAGTGATAAGACACCCAGCTGATTCAATGGCGTGGAAGGATTTTGATAAAGTCCATCCAAATTTTGCCTCAGAACCTCGTAATGTTAGACTTGGTCTTGCTAGTGATGGCTTTCAACCTTTTTCTAATTCAAGAGCACCGTATAGTATATGGCCAGTGGTGCTTATTCCGTATAATGTGGAGCCTTGGGTTTGCATGAAGCCGTCTAATTTCCTTTTGTCAATGCTTATCCCAGGACCAGATGGACCAGGGGATGCAATTGATACTTACCTCCAACCTTTGATAGATGAATTAAAGGAGTTGTGGGAATTGGGTGTTGAAACCTTTGATGTGTCAACACGTCAAAATTTTATGATGCATGCAGCTTTGATGTGGACGATCAATGACTTCCCTGCTTATGGGATTTTATCTGGATGGAGTACAAAAGGAAAATTAGCATGTCCTTGTTGTAACAAGAATACTTTTTCGATAAGGCTTACTAACGGTGGGAAACAATGTTATATGGGTCATCGACGTTATTTGCCTATGAATCACAAATGGAGAAATAATAGGGTTTCTTTTGATGGTACAAGGGAAAGAGGGGTCGCTCCAAACTTACTTTCTGGTGTAGATGTTCTAAAGCAAGTGCAAGACCTTGAAGGGATTACTTTAACTAAATCTCGTCAATTGAAGACCAAGATAAATCATGAAAATAGGGGAGATAATTGGAACAAAAAAAGTATATTCTTTAAGCTTCCATATTGGAGTACACTTTTGCTACGACATAATTTGGATGTGATGCACATTGAGAAGAATATATGTGATAACATTCTTGGAACTATCATGAATGTTAAGGGAAAGACTAAGGACAATTTAAAGTCTCGGCTTGACTTAAAATCAATGGGCATACGACCAGAGCTACACCCAATTGTACAAGGAGACAAAGTTTTTTTACCACCTGCAAGTAATGTTTTGTCTCCAAAGGAAAAGGATGCattccttatatttttaaaaaaattaagggttCCTGATGGATTTTCATCCAACATATCTCAATGTGTTAACCTCAAAGACCACAAAATTATCGGTTTGAAGagccatgattgtcatgttcttatTCAGCATATACTTCCTATTGCATTACGTGGCATCGTTCCTAATGATGTATGCGAGGCACTCACTGAattgtctttgtttttcaagatattGAGTGGTAAGGCATTAAGGGTAAAAGAAATAGAGCAAATTGAATCTCAAATTTTTGTCACTCTCTGCAAGTTAGAAATGATCTTTCCACCatctttttttaatgtaataGAGCACTTGCCGATACATTTGCCAAATGAGGTTAAGGTCGGTGGGCCCATACAGTATCGATGGATGTACCCCATGGAGAGATATTTGTATAATTTGAAATCGTTTGTTCGTAACAAAACACACCCAGAAGGCTCAATTGCTGAAGGATACATTGCTAGTGAGTGCATGATGCTTTGTTCAAGGTACTTGCATAGCATGGAGACAAAGTTTAACAGGCTGGATAGAAATTACGAGGGTGATGTGCACAATGGAGGTTCACTTGTGTTCAACCAACGTGGGAGACTTTTGGGAGCTGGAATTACCCGTGATCTAGAAAACAATGAGTGGATtgaagcacatatatatattctaaggAATTGCAGCAAAGTTCAGCCATTTATTGAGTAA
- the LOC127804499 gene encoding uncharacterized protein LOC127804499: MLLHNLLFYFENSKIELEKEVDPDKYTYLDMLETCSKQLDIYTVGMHIMYGDEMRVTCDADLLQMFQGSHNEMNIHIFVYEDKSTRPVSFKLPKHIEGSEKEIENQSHDGLGRIERTGKERQNQSTNDFQCLPDNTLIDKTAPQPNEVEPHPHQSPIKKKGRVENDDKQRRVRGMNKNKRVAALKNDDQLEVTFYKNRAVGPNHEAFSRHLGRIVRDFNICSVRVHSWKEIGEQEKSHMWAAIKEKFKNDNMEDHRKDALCHMRSLWNNWRSLLNRKYIKPYNSVQDILKKKPIEIQDQEDWEWLVKNHFQASSFKEKSERNSKNRKQPRMPHRTGSKPMREIAYQMGGKNGHEPNLAEMWFSTRKKGEKLVEPKEQETYDQLVQTIQSNPEMSNLEIIETCFGPQVKNHVLLYGGGVRPKELKLASSSKNELEEENKMLKDRVKALEDAFKEFMQFRSQDQPSTSQSIEVNEATRL; the protein is encoded by the exons ATGTTGCTGCACAATTTGCTTTTCTACTTTGAGAATAGcaaaatagaattagaaaaaGAAGTTGACCCAGACAAGTACACATACTTGGACATGCTAGAGACATGCTCAAAACAGCTAGATATATATACTGTTGGGATGCACATCATGTATGGGGATGAGATGCGGGTTACATGTGATGCTGATTTGCTTCAAATGTTTCAAGGAAGTCATAATGAAATGAATATTCATATCTTTGTGTACGAGGATAAGTCAACACGCCCAGTTTCCTTCAAGTTACCAAAACATATCGAAGGATCAG aaaaagaaatagaaaatcaaagtcATGATGGTTTAGGCCGTATTGAACGCACTg ggaaagaaagacaaaatcAGTCAACTAATGATTTCCAATGTCTTCCAGACAATACACTAATTGATAAAACTGCACCACAGCCTAATGAAGTCGAACCGCATCCACATCAATcaccaataaaaaagaaaggacGAGTGGAAAATGAtg ACAAACAGAGAAGAGTTCGAGGAATGAACAAGAACAAGAGAGTTGCAGCTCTGAAAAATGATGACCAACTAGAAGTAACTTTCTACAAAAATCGAGCTGTTGGACCTAATCATGAGGCTTTTTCAAGACACTTGGGACGGATTGTTCgtgattttaatatttgttctGTTAGAGTTCATAGTTGGAAGGAAATTGGAGAACAAGAGAAGAGCCACATGTGGGCTGCaattaag GAGaagtttaaaaatgataatatggaGGATCACCGTAAAGATGCACTTTGTCACATGCGTTCCTTGTGGAATAATTGGAGGTCCTTATTGAATAGAAAATATATCAAACCGTACAATAGTGTACAAGACATTCTAAAGAAAAAACCCATTGAGATCCAAGATCAAGAAGATTGGGAatggcttgtcaaaaatcattttcaagctTCATCCTTCAAG gaaaaaagtgaaagaaattcGAAAAATAGAAAGCAGCCACGCATGCCCCATAGGACCGGAAGCAAACCAATGCGAGAGATTGCATACCAAATG ggAGGCAAAAATGGTCATGAACCCAATTTAGCAGAAATGTGGTTTTCAACTAGGAAGAAAGGTGAGAAGTTGGTGGAGCCGAAAGAACAAGAAACATAT GATCAACTAGTTCAAACCATCCAATCGAATCCTGAAATGTCAAATCTTGAAATTATTGAGACTTGTTTTGGCCCCCAAGTCAAGAATCATGTTCTTTTGTATGGTGGTGGGGTGAGACCTAAAGAATTAAAACTTGCATCTTCAAGCAAGAATGAACTGGAAGAAGAGAACAAGATGCTTAAAGACCGGGTGAAAGCTCTAGAAGATGCATTTAAAGAATTTATGCAATTTAGGAGTCAAGATCAACCTTCTACATCTCAATCTATTGAG GTCAATGAGGCAACAAGACTCTAA